GCGGCTTTATGAGTTTAAAAAAGCATGCACCAAAACGCCGCTACAAATGCTTTTGCGCGGGCAGAATCTCATCGGCTATCGGCATTATGCTGATGATGTGGTGGAGGAGTTTATACGCCTAAGCGCGCAGGCGGGAATGGATATTTTTAGAATCTTTGATGCCTTTAATGATGCGCGCAATCTTAAAACCTGCATTGAGAGTGTGAAAAAATATGATAAACACGCTCAAGGCGCGATTTGCTATACGACTTCGCCTGTGCATACCACGGCTAGCTTTGTGGCGTATGCTAAGGAGCTTGTAAAAATGGGCTGTGATTCTATTGCCATTAAAGATATGGCAGGCTTACTTGCACCATTTAAAGCCTTTGAACTTGTGAAAGCCTTAAAAGAGGAATTGGGCGTATATATTTGCCTGCATACGCATTCAACCGCTGGTTTTGCCTTTGGCTCACATTTAAAAGCGGTGGAAGCGGGCGTTGATGTGCTGGACTTGGCAAATTCGGCTTTGAGTGAAGGCACAAGCCACCCTTGCACGCAATCTATGGTCGCCACACTTCAACACACACAATGGGATACTGGACTAAATATAGAATCTATGGAAGCTGCGGCGGAGATTTTGCGCAAGAATCGCCGCAAATATAAAAAATTTGAGTCTGTGTATAATCAAATCGATACGCGCGTGCTTGTAAGCCAAATCCCCGGCGGCATGATTTCTAATATGGCAAATCAATTAAGGGAGCAAAATGCGCTTGATAGAATGGACGAAGTTATGCACGAAATCCCCTATGTGCGCGCGGACTTTGGCTATGTGCCTTTGGTTACACCATCAAGTCAAATCGTAGGCACACAAGCTGTGCTAAATGTCCTTATGGGCGAGCGATATAAAACTATCACGACTGAAACGCGTAATGTCATTAAAGGGCTGTATGGGCGCACGCCAGCACCCATTAGCCAAGCGCTACGCGATAGAATTTTAAGTGAAGGTGAAAAGATTGTAGATGTGCGCCCTGCGGATTTGCTCGCGCCTGAATTGCAGAGGGCAAAGGCAGAGAGTGCGGATTTTGCAAAAAGCGAACAAGATGTGATTTCTTATGCGATGTTTGGCGCGATAGCTAAGACATTTTTGCAAGAGCGCAATACCAATACGCTTAAGCCCGAGCCTTTGGAGACTTTTGAGGAAAAATGTGATACCACTATGCCCAAAGAGTTTGAAATCGTCGTAAATGGCGAGCATTACGCGATTAAAGTGGAGGGTAGTGGGGAAAAAACTGATGAAGTGCGCCCATTTTTTATCCGTGTAGATGGGGAGTTGAAAGAAGTGTTTGTGGAGAGCGTTGATAAGAGTTTAAATGGCGGAGTGAAAAAAGTCTCTCAAAGTGGCGCTTTGCCTCAAGCCACAGCGCCCGGACACGCCAAATCGCCAATGCCCGGCACACTCACAAAGCTCAAAGTGCAGGTAGGCGATAAGGTTAAACGCGGCGATACGCTAGCTATTGTTGAGGCGATGAAAATGGAAAATGAAGTGCTATCTCCCATTGATGGCGTGGTGAAAGAAATTTATGCCACGCAAGGTATGCAGGTGAGCGCTGATACGGCTATTATGCTTTTGGGCTAGTTATTTTAATCTAGCATAGAATCTAGCGCAAATTTTATAGCCCTATATTTTTAACCTTGCATTTTGCAATTTCACATTTTAAAGGCTAGATTCTATAAAATTCCGCGCTGTTGCTTTTTTCTAGAAAGCCGCGCGCATCTCACCCAAATGAGCAAAGCCCATTTGCGCGCCTAAAGTATAAAGTTATAGCTGCTGATTACGCATCTATCAACTTATTTTTAAAGGCTAGATTCTATAATTGCTCATTTTATAGAATCTAGCGCGTTAATTTCTGCTTCTGTGATAATGCCCTGCGTAGTCCAAGTGCGTAGGGCTTGCTTAACCACCTCTATCACGGCGTCCATTCCCCCTGCAAGAGAGAAAAGCCAATATTTATGCGCATAGATTAATTCAGCCTGCTTAATGAGCTTTGTCTCCTCTGTATTTGTGGGCGTTACAAGGATTTTTGCTATATCCATTTCTTGATGAAAGATATAAGATTGTATCGCGTCCATAAAGCACTCGCGGAATCTTTGCTCATCAAAAAGCTCCTTTACCGCTTGGATTCTATCAATGCAAGA
Above is a window of Helicobacter jaachi DNA encoding:
- the oadA gene encoding sodium-extruding oxaloacetate decarboxylase subunit alpha, producing MIKITENSLRDGHQSLLATRMRTADLIEAAKIFDSIGFHSLEVWGGATYDTCLRYLKEDPFERLYEFKKACTKTPLQMLLRGQNLIGYRHYADDVVEEFIRLSAQAGMDIFRIFDAFNDARNLKTCIESVKKYDKHAQGAICYTTSPVHTTASFVAYAKELVKMGCDSIAIKDMAGLLAPFKAFELVKALKEELGVYICLHTHSTAGFAFGSHLKAVEAGVDVLDLANSALSEGTSHPCTQSMVATLQHTQWDTGLNIESMEAAAEILRKNRRKYKKFESVYNQIDTRVLVSQIPGGMISNMANQLREQNALDRMDEVMHEIPYVRADFGYVPLVTPSSQIVGTQAVLNVLMGERYKTITTETRNVIKGLYGRTPAPISQALRDRILSEGEKIVDVRPADLLAPELQRAKAESADFAKSEQDVISYAMFGAIAKTFLQERNTNTLKPEPLETFEEKCDTTMPKEFEIVVNGEHYAIKVEGSGEKTDEVRPFFIRVDGELKEVFVESVDKSLNGGVKKVSQSGALPQATAPGHAKSPMPGTLTKLKVQVGDKVKRGDTLAIVEAMKMENEVLSPIDGVVKEIYATQGMQVSADTAIMLLG